From a region of the Procambarus clarkii isolate CNS0578487 chromosome 18, FALCON_Pclarkii_2.0, whole genome shotgun sequence genome:
- the LOC138365890 gene encoding uncharacterized protein, whose protein sequence is GGGGGDSGGAAGGGGGGDSGGDGAAGGGGGGDSGGGGAAGGGGGGGDSGGAAGGGGGGDSGGAAGGGGDSGDGGGGDSGGAAGGGGGGESGGAAGGGGGGDSGGAAGGGGGDSDGAAGGGGGDSGEGGGGDSGGGGGGGGGGDSGGGGGGDSGGDSGGGGGGGGGGGDSGGAAGGGSSPLYEVSPTPLHKHAHQDGQVLIFAVPEYLEFMTVKHQVIFYCPVENFINICLQFFNVFSRGGRVPRPAGPHYYSLADPTLPVGTCTVVSSEHVMPPAAFLWAAADVVS, encoded by the exons ggtggtggtggtggagacagtggtggtgcagctggcggtggtggtggtggagacagtggtggtgatggtgcagctggtggtggtggtggtggagacagtggtggtggtggtgcagctggtggtggtggtggtggtggagacagtggtggtgcagctggtgggggtggtggtggagacagcggtggtgcagctggtggtggtggagacagtggtgatggtggtggtggagacagtggtggtgcagctggtggtggtggtggtggagagagtggtggtgcagctggtggtggtggtggtggagacagtggtggtgcagctggtggtggtggtggagacagtgatggtgcagctggtggtggtggtggagacagtggtgagggtggtggtggagacagtggtggtggtggtggtggtggtggtggtggagacagtggtgggggtggtggtggagacagtggtggtgacagtggtggtggtggtggtggtggtggtggtggtggagacagtggtggtgcagctggtggaggGTCGTCACCGCTATACGAGGTCTCGCCAACACCTCTCCATAAACACGCCCACCAAGACGGCCaa gtcctcatttttgccgtacctgagtacctggaatttatgacTGTTAAACATCAAGTTATTTTCTACTGCCcagttgaaaactttattaatatctgcttgcagtttttcaatgtcttcagcagag GTGGCCGCGTAccacggcccgcaggcccacactaCTACAGCCTGGCTGATCCAACACTTCCTGTAGGAACTTGTACAGTTGTCTCTTCAGAACATGTTATGCCGCCCGCGGCCTTCCTGTGGGCGGCTGCTGATG TCGTGTCTTGA